CGCAGGATCTTCTTGGGCTCGCCTTCGGGCTCGATGATCACGGCGGCAATAACCGGCTGGCCCGATTCGATGCGGCCGTCCTTGCCGGTGAAGCAGACCTGCTTGGCGTTGGCGTCCTGGCCCTTCAGGCAGAACTTGGTCCAGGGGGCGTAGATCAGCTGGATCTGCTGATCGGCCGGCTGGGCTGCGCCCTGCTGCTGGCCGCCCTGGGCGGGCGCTGGCTGGGCCTGCGGAGACGCCGCCGGCGCCGGAGCCTTGGGGGCGGCCTTCGGCGGCGCAGCCTTCGGGGCCGGAGTCGCCTTCGGCGCAGGCGCGCCGGGAGCCGGTGCGGGAGCTTGGGCTTCAGCGGCAAACGGGACGACCAACGCCGTCGCCGTCAACAGGGCGAGAAGTCGCCCGCGCGGCCGGACGGACGCGGCCAAGTAACGGAAATTCATTGCGGAAAACCCTTTCTGAACGGGAAGTGCCCGAACCGCTCCGAAGCGCCGAACCTAGCCGCCTGGGCGCGGCTCTCTCCCCGTCAATTGAGGCGGATAAGTGACGGGCTCGGCGCTCTTGCGCGATTGGGTGCCTTCTTAGCGTGGCCGACGAAAAGATCAATGCCGACAGGCGCCTTTGGCCACATCCTGCGCTGCGCCCAGGGAAATTCCCTGTGATAGGATTCAGGCCCGCCGGTCCTCGAATCAACGTGTGCCGATGTTCATGTTCCAGCGCCTCGTCGAGGGCCCCGGACGACGCCTTTGCCGTCTCGGCCTGGCCCTTGCTCTGGCCCTCACATTGCCTGCCGGGCTGTCGGCAGGCGGCGCGCGGGGAGAGCAAGCCCACGCCATTGCCATGCACGGCAAGCCGGCGATGCCGGCCGATTTCACCCACATGCCCTACGCCAATCCCCAACCCCCGAAGGGCGGCCGCATGACCTGGGGCATTCTCGGCACCTTCGACAGCCTCAACCCCTTCATCGTCAGGGGATTGGCCGTGCAGCAGATGCGGAGCTACGTGTTCGAGAGCCTGCTCGCGCGCGGCCAGGACGAGCCGTTTACGCTCTACGGCCTGCTCGCCAGGACGGTCGAAACCGACGACGACCGCACCTTCGTCACCTTCCGCCTCGATCCCCGCGCCCGCTTCTCGGATGGCAAGCCTGTGCTCGCCGAGGACGTGCTGTTCTCCTGGCAGCTCCTGCGCGACCACGGCCGCCCCAATCATCGCCAATACTACGCCAAGGTTGCAAAGGCCGAGGCGACCGATCCCCTCACCGTCCGCTTCGACCTCACCGGCGCCAATGACCGCGAGCTGCCGCTGATCCTCGGCCTGATGCCGATCCTGCCGAAGCACGCGATCGACGTCGCGACATTCGAGGAGACGACGTTGACAAGCCCGGTCGGCTCGGGGCCCTATCGCGTCACGGCCGTGAAGCCCGGCGCCAGCGTGACGCTCACGCGCAATCCGGACTATTGGGGCCGCGATCTGCCGATCAGTCGCGGGCTCTACAATTTCGACGAGATCAGGCTCGATTATTTTCGCGAGGCCAATGGTCAGTTCGAAGCCTTCAAGCGCGGCCTGTATGATTTCCGTGTCGAGTATGAGCCGCTGCGCTGGCACGACGGCTATGATTTTCCGGCCGTGCGAAGCGGCGAGGTGATCCGCGACACCGTCAAGCCAGGCGTGCCGCAACCGTCCGAGTTCCTGGTGTTCAACACCCGCCGTCCGATCTTCGCCGACATTCGCGTGCGCAAGGCGATGACGCTGCTGTTCGATTTCGAGCTGGTCAACCGCAACTATTTCTTCGGCCTCTATGCGCGCGTCGCCGGCTATTTCGCGGGCTCTGAGCTGTCGGCCTATGGCCGCCCTGCGGATGCGCGCGAGCGCGAGCTGCTGAAACCCTTCGCCGCGCAGATCCCGCCCGACATCATGGACGGCAGCTACCGCCTGCCGGTCACCGACGGCTCGGGGCGCGACCGCACCACGCTGCGCGCCGCGCTGAAACTGCTGTCGGAGGCCGGCTTTGATCTCGACGGAACCGTGTTGCGCAACCGCGCGACCAAGGCGCCCTTCACCTTCGAGATCATGGTCACGACCCGCGACCAGGAGCGCATCGCGCTCGCCTTCCAGCGCGACCTCAAGCGCGCCGGCATCGAACTGGCCGTGCGCTCGGTCGATCCGGTGCAGTTCGACCAGCGCCGGCTCGCCTACGAGTTCGACATGATCCAGAACCGCTGGGATCAGTCGCTCTCGCCCGGCAACGAGCAGTATTTCTATTGGGGCAGTGCCGCCGCCGACAATCCGGGCACCCGCAACTACATGGGCGCCAGGGATGGCGCGGTCGATGCCATGATCGCCGCGCTCTTGGAGGCCCGTGAACATACGGATTTCGTCTCGGCGGTGCGGGCGCTCGACCGCGCCCTGATCGCCGGCTTCTACACAATCCCCCTGTTTAACGTATCCGAGCAATGGATCGCGCGCTGGAATCGGATAGAACGACCCAAGGCCACTTCGCTGTCCGGCTATTTGCCGGAAACCTGGTGGTCGAAGGAGCCGCCGCAAGCTCATCAAGCAAAGTGACGCCGTGAACCAGCCAGCCGTATCGCCGACGCTCGACACGCTGTTTCAGCGCACGCTGACCCGGCAGCCGCACGCGCCCGCTCTGCTCGATCCGCTCAACAAGGCGCGCGTGACCGGGCACCAGCCGCGGCGCATGACCTATGCCGAGGCGGATACGGCCATCGAGGCGCTGTCGGCCTATTTCGTCGAATCGGGGCTGCCGGCCAATTCCGTCATCGCGATCCAGCTGCCCAATACGGTCGAGTTCGTGCTAACCGTGCTCGCCGCCCATCGCGCCGGCCTCGTCGTCGCCGTGCTGCCGCTGCTGTGGCGCCATGCGGAAC
This genomic stretch from Bradyrhizobium daqingense harbors:
- a CDS encoding invasion associated locus B family protein gives rise to the protein MNFRYLAASVRPRGRLLALLTATALVVPFAAEAQAPAPAPGAPAPKATPAPKAAPPKAAPKAPAPAASPQAQPAPAQGGQQQGAAQPADQQIQLIYAPWTKFCLKGQDANAKQVCFTGKDGRIESGQPVIAAVIIEPEGEPKKILRVTLPLGMQLVHGTRIIVDSNAPLQQPYVICFQNGCMSDYEATPELINSMKKGQNLVVQAINANGAPLTLPLPLAGEFQKAYDGPPTDPKVFEETQKKLQEELQKKADEQRKKLEQQGGAPGAPPTAQK
- a CDS encoding extracellular solute-binding protein translates to MFMFQRLVEGPGRRLCRLGLALALALTLPAGLSAGGARGEQAHAIAMHGKPAMPADFTHMPYANPQPPKGGRMTWGILGTFDSLNPFIVRGLAVQQMRSYVFESLLARGQDEPFTLYGLLARTVETDDDRTFVTFRLDPRARFSDGKPVLAEDVLFSWQLLRDHGRPNHRQYYAKVAKAEATDPLTVRFDLTGANDRELPLILGLMPILPKHAIDVATFEETTLTSPVGSGPYRVTAVKPGASVTLTRNPDYWGRDLPISRGLYNFDEIRLDYFREANGQFEAFKRGLYDFRVEYEPLRWHDGYDFPAVRSGEVIRDTVKPGVPQPSEFLVFNTRRPIFADIRVRKAMTLLFDFELVNRNYFFGLYARVAGYFAGSELSAYGRPADARERELLKPFAAQIPPDIMDGSYRLPVTDGSGRDRTTLRAALKLLSEAGFDLDGTVLRNRATKAPFTFEIMVTTRDQERIALAFQRDLKRAGIELAVRSVDPVQFDQRRLAYEFDMIQNRWDQSLSPGNEQYFYWGSAAADNPGTRNYMGARDGAVDAMIAALLEAREHTDFVSAVRALDRALIAGFYTIPLFNVSEQWIARWNRIERPKATSLSGYLPETWWSKEPPQAHQAK